One window of Caloenas nicobarica isolate bCalNic1 chromosome 7, bCalNic1.hap1, whole genome shotgun sequence genomic DNA carries:
- the NEUROG3 gene encoding neurogenin-3 — MAPQSDRSPGEGQPYFGGAEDAPSATGGGSAGSRGDSPARSALAPREAAARRKGKARRGRGKARGEGLLSKQKRSRRMKANDRERNRMHHLNSALDALRSVLPTFPDDAKLTKIETLRFAHNYIWALTQSLRLAEQGLPEPPPPPPPVAAATPGSWDSPCPAAPPPATLRRGPAAFPAFL; from the coding sequence ATGGCCCCACAGAGCGACCGCTCGCCGGGCGAAGGGCAGCCCTATTTCGGCGGCGCCGAGGACGCCCCTTCCGCGaccggcggcggctccgcgggcagCCGCGGCGACTCGCCGGCCCGCAGCGCCTTGGCCCCGCGGGAAGCGGCGGCCCGCAGGAAGGGGaaggcgcggcggggccgcggcaaGGCGCGGGGTGAGGGGCTGCTCAGCAAGCAGAAGAGGAGCCGGCGCATGAAGGCCAACGACCGAGAGAGGAACCGCATGCACCACCTCAACTCCGCCCTGGACGCGCTCCGTAGCGTCCTGCCCACCTTCCCCGACGACGCCAAGCTCACCAAGATCGAGACGCTCCGCTTCGCCCACAACTACATCTGGGCGCTCACCCAGAGTCTCCGCCTGGCCGAGCAGGGCCTGCCCgagccccccccgccgccgccccccgtCGCCGCCGCAACCCCCGGGTCCTGGGACTCGCCCTGCCCCGCCGCCCCACCGCCTGCCACCCtgcgccgcggccccgccgccttcCCCGCCTTCCTCTGA